A window of Lacibacter sediminis contains these coding sequences:
- a CDS encoding outer membrane beta-barrel protein: protein MKQFLFSLLGLVLCLGLNAQSDTTKPQSADTIKVGNMIIIKKHDGKEKKTEKDDEDDDEGTSVEIKKRKEYKKSNVSTNWLILDLGFSNVNDQTNYASPEAQAFFPGGTKEQMGLRNGRSINVNVWFFIQRVNLIKHVVNLKYGLGVEMNNYSFEKSIRYNTEPVTNITIDNFKYRKNKLAADYLTVPVMLDFNFAPKRKKGYGFSAGVSAGYMYAARQKMKSEQNGKEKVRSDFNLEPWKLSAIGELNLGAVGLYGSYALNNLHKNGLEQTPYNFGIRFSSW, encoded by the coding sequence ATGAAGCAGTTTTTATTCTCATTGCTTGGTCTAGTACTATGCCTCGGCCTCAATGCACAAAGCGACACCACAAAACCACAAAGTGCCGATACGATCAAAGTCGGCAACATGATCATCATCAAAAAACATGATGGTAAAGAAAAGAAAACAGAAAAAGATGACGAAGATGATGACGAAGGCACATCAGTTGAAATCAAAAAACGTAAAGAGTATAAAAAATCAAACGTAAGTACCAACTGGCTTATTCTTGATCTTGGTTTCTCCAACGTAAACGATCAAACAAATTATGCATCTCCTGAAGCACAGGCGTTTTTCCCAGGCGGAACAAAAGAGCAAATGGGTCTTCGTAACGGTCGCTCTATTAATGTAAACGTTTGGTTCTTTATACAGCGGGTTAATCTTATTAAACATGTGGTAAATCTGAAATACGGTTTAGGAGTTGAAATGAATAACTACAGCTTTGAAAAAAGTATCCGTTACAATACCGAGCCTGTTACAAATATCACTATCGATAATTTCAAGTACAGAAAAAATAAACTGGCAGCCGATTATTTAACTGTACCCGTAATGCTCGATTTCAACTTTGCTCCCAAGCGCAAAAAAGGTTATGGCTTCAGCGCCGGTGTAAGTGCAGGTTATATGTATGCAGCCCGCCAAAAAATGAAGAGCGAACAAAACGGAAAGGAAAAAGTTAGAAGCGATTTCAACCTTGAGCCATGGAAGCTTTCTGCAATTGGTGAATTAAACCTTGGTGCGGTTGGCTTATACGGAAGCTATGCACTCAACAACTTACATAAAAACGGACTGGAACAAACTCCTTACAACTTTGGTATAAGATTCAGCAGCTGGTAA
- a CDS encoding RNA polymerase sigma factor, whose protein sequence is MTAREYNECVTRYADNVYRFILKNLGHEEDARDVVQSAFEKLWVNKDNVDNERSKSYLFTIAYNQMIDHIRKHKRVSLRDEFSEEVRIQDRPQHNMKKVLEEALARLSETARSLVLLKDYEGYSYDEIGEITGLNESQVKVYLHRARLQLKNYLVSIENVM, encoded by the coding sequence ATGACCGCCAGAGAATATAATGAATGTGTGACCCGGTATGCCGACAACGTATACCGTTTTATCCTCAAGAATTTGGGGCACGAAGAAGATGCACGGGATGTTGTGCAGAGTGCTTTCGAAAAATTGTGGGTGAATAAAGACAATGTAGATAATGAGCGCAGCAAATCATACCTGTTTACCATTGCCTACAACCAGATGATCGATCACATTCGCAAACACAAACGGGTGAGCTTGCGGGATGAATTTTCGGAGGAAGTGAGAATACAGGACCGGCCGCAGCATAATATGAAGAAAGTGCTGGAAGAAGCACTGGCCCGGTTGAGTGAAACGGCAAGAAGTTTGGTTTTATTAAAAGATTATGAAGGATACAGTTACGACGAGATCGGAGAAATAACGGGATTGAACGAAAGCCAGGTAAAAGTTTATTTGCACAGAGCAAGATTACAGTTGAAGAATTATTTAGTGAGTATTGAAAATGTAATGTAG
- the kbl gene encoding glycine C-acetyltransferase has product MNEKLVQRIANELDEIKTNGLFKTERIIESAQGPEIMVNGKIVLNFCANNYLGLSSHPKVIEAAKKYIDLRGFGMSSVRFICGTQDIHKELEAKISKFLGTEDTILYAAAFDANGGVFEPLFGEQDAIISDALNHASIIDGVRLCKAQRFRYEHNNMADLEAKLQEAAGARNRVIVTDGSFSMDGTIAQLDKIVELADKYDAAIMVDECHSSGFLGKTGRGTHEYRGVMGKIDIITGTLGKALGGASGGFTSGRKEVIEMLRQRSRPYLFSNTLAPSIVGASIAVMDLLSETTELRDKLEANTKYFRSKMTAAGFDIKPGDHPIVPIMLYDAVVAQEFAAKLLKEGIYVIGFFFPVVPKGQARIRVQLSAAHDQQHLDKAIAAFTKVGKELGVLKAVSV; this is encoded by the coding sequence ATGAACGAGAAATTAGTGCAACGCATTGCAAATGAACTGGATGAGATCAAGACCAACGGACTTTTTAAAACTGAGCGGATTATAGAAAGTGCACAGGGACCTGAGATCATGGTAAACGGGAAAATTGTGTTGAATTTCTGCGCCAATAATTACCTCGGCCTCTCCTCGCATCCGAAAGTGATTGAGGCGGCAAAAAAATACATCGACCTGCGTGGATTTGGGATGAGCAGCGTTCGTTTCATCTGCGGTACCCAGGATATTCATAAAGAACTGGAGGCGAAGATTTCTAAATTCCTCGGTACAGAAGATACCATTTTATATGCCGCAGCCTTTGATGCCAATGGTGGTGTATTTGAGCCCTTGTTTGGCGAACAGGATGCCATCATCAGCGATGCCTTGAACCACGCCAGTATTATTGACGGGGTACGTTTGTGTAAAGCCCAGCGTTTCCGTTATGAGCATAACAACATGGCTGATCTGGAAGCGAAACTGCAGGAAGCTGCGGGTGCCCGTAACCGTGTGATTGTAACCGACGGAAGTTTCAGCATGGATGGTACCATTGCCCAGCTCGATAAAATTGTTGAACTCGCAGATAAGTATGATGCGGCCATTATGGTGGATGAATGCCATTCAAGTGGTTTTCTCGGAAAGACCGGTCGTGGTACACACGAATACCGTGGGGTAATGGGTAAGATCGATATCATTACCGGCACTTTGGGTAAAGCACTCGGTGGTGCCAGTGGTGGTTTCACCAGCGGACGTAAAGAAGTGATTGAAATGCTACGCCAACGTTCACGCCCTTATCTTTTCAGTAATACATTGGCACCAAGTATTGTGGGCGCATCCATTGCAGTAATGGATCTGTTAAGTGAAACAACTGAACTGCGTGATAAACTTGAAGCCAATACAAAATACTTCCGCAGTAAAATGACGGCTGCGGGTTTTGATATTAAACCGGGCGATCATCCAATTGTGCCAATCATGTTATATGATGCAGTAGTAGCACAGGAATTTGCTGCTAAGCTGTTGAAAGAAGGAATTTATGTGATCGGATTCTTCTTCCCTGTAGTACCAAAGGGGCAGGCACGTATTCGTGTACAATTGAGCGCAGCACATGATCAACAGCATTTAGATAAAGCCATTGCTGCATTTACCAAAGTAGGCAAGGAGTTGGGTGTATTGAAAGCAGTTAGTGTATGA
- a CDS encoding anti-sigma factor family protein, with translation MNINRHNYEEFFLLYVDNELTAGQRKIVEAFVATNPDLQEEFELIQQAKFTDDVKLDQSFINSLLKPVDEESTVSEEQLLLYVDNELRADEKAAVEKELVANTSLQNELQWLRRSQVSPDTSIVFPDKSLLYKQAEPARVFSMSMTARRWSAAAAVVVLLGSAMWLMLDGTKTTDKPESIAVVNEPTVKENQFTTPLPVKDLVKKTLEEQKNEFGETAASTESTEKTKTPGTTINNSVAAVNTTEKKGTTTTPVVEQSIDIAKADGPEKIIEEKIDAPSNISKTSTVQPIANNISYAAYNNDVADEEEDALLNEERQRRSGIAGLIKKAKRTFERKTGIQSSSSEVRFAVFAVNTQ, from the coding sequence ATGAATATTAACCGCCATAATTACGAAGAGTTTTTCCTCCTGTATGTTGACAATGAGTTGACAGCCGGGCAGCGGAAAATTGTGGAAGCATTTGTGGCGACCAACCCTGATCTGCAGGAAGAATTTGAATTAATTCAACAGGCAAAATTTACAGATGATGTAAAACTGGACCAGTCATTCATCAACTCTTTACTTAAACCTGTTGATGAAGAAAGTACTGTCAGCGAAGAGCAATTATTACTTTATGTTGATAATGAATTAAGAGCTGATGAAAAAGCTGCAGTTGAAAAAGAACTGGTAGCAAACACTTCTTTACAAAACGAATTGCAATGGCTCCGTCGTAGCCAGGTATCGCCTGATACATCTATTGTATTCCCTGATAAATCATTATTGTACAAGCAAGCCGAACCTGCACGTGTGTTCTCTATGAGCATGACTGCCAGGAGATGGAGCGCAGCAGCTGCCGTTGTGGTATTGCTGGGCAGTGCGATGTGGTTGATGTTGGATGGAACAAAAACAACGGATAAGCCTGAATCCATTGCTGTAGTTAATGAACCAACAGTAAAAGAAAATCAATTCACCACACCTTTACCTGTTAAAGATTTGGTGAAGAAAACGCTTGAAGAACAAAAAAATGAATTCGGCGAAACAGCAGCTTCAACCGAATCAACTGAAAAAACAAAAACACCTGGTACAACTATCAATAATTCTGTTGCAGCAGTTAACACAACTGAAAAAAAAGGAACAACAACTACTCCGGTTGTTGAACAATCAATAGATATTGCAAAGGCTGATGGTCCAGAAAAAATAATTGAAGAAAAAATTGACGCTCCCAGTAACATTTCTAAAACTTCAACCGTACAACCTATAGCAAACAACATCAGTTATGCTGCTTACAACAACGATGTTGCCGACGAAGAAGAGGATGCACTCCTTAACGAAGAAAGGCAACGTAGAAGTGGAATAGCAGGACTGATTAAAAAAGCAAAACGGACGTTTGAACGTAAAACCGGTATTCAATCAAGCTCTTCCGAAGTACGCTTTGCAGTGTTTGCGGTAAACACCCAATAA